Proteins encoded by one window of Anaerolineales bacterium:
- a CDS encoding MFS transporter, protein MKRPAWILAAVCLPVFLGALDLTIISAVLPAVVADLEVPLQTGLDDAAWAVTGYLLAYAVSMTFMGRVSDLLGRRRVYLLCLIVFFLGSWLVAASPGAPAELAYRIARALAGGRPDRSLMALYALIFGRVVQAFGAGAMVPVSMALAADLFPPQRRALPLGVIGAVDTAGWVLGHLYGGVMVQFFAWPVLFWINLPLIAVLFGLTVWAFKGLPAVRERVPMDWIGVLWITLTLAGLNLGLAAGDASAGAAAEAGISPVPLALGLLAFAVFIWHELRAPRPLLDLRLFRNRNVSASGALNLLVGFCLMAGLVSVPLFINLAGAGGAGQGALVSGYLLSAFTIPLALAAIPGGLLTARIGYRLTTLTGMSAAALGFGLMTTWRPEMAAQAVALFTSGAMPDAATLAGTLHMAAGLALAGIGLGLTIAPVGTAVINGADESQRGIAAAAVIILRLIGMSLSVSLLTTYGLRRTAEISAALLEGVPLTDLARTLEAGLQTVTRVTAEMAWIALSVAAAGLIPALLLRRGDE, encoded by the coding sequence ATGAAACGACCCGCATGGATCCTCGCCGCCGTGTGCCTGCCGGTGTTCCTTGGCGCGCTCGACCTGACGATCATCTCGGCCGTCCTGCCGGCGGTGGTGGCCGACCTCGAGGTGCCGCTGCAGACCGGCCTCGACGACGCCGCCTGGGCGGTGACCGGGTACCTGCTGGCCTACGCCGTCAGCATGACCTTCATGGGGCGCGTTTCGGATCTGTTGGGCCGGCGGCGCGTCTACCTGTTGTGCCTGATCGTCTTCTTCCTCGGCTCGTGGCTGGTTGCCGCGTCGCCTGGCGCGCCGGCGGAGTTGGCATACCGGATTGCGCGCGCGCTCGCCGGCGGGCGCCCCGACCGCAGCCTGATGGCTCTCTACGCGTTGATCTTTGGCCGCGTGGTGCAGGCCTTCGGCGCCGGCGCGATGGTGCCGGTGAGCATGGCGCTGGCGGCCGACCTCTTCCCTCCGCAGCGCCGCGCCCTGCCGCTCGGGGTGATCGGCGCGGTCGACACCGCCGGCTGGGTGCTGGGCCACCTCTACGGCGGGGTGATGGTGCAGTTTTTCGCCTGGCCGGTGCTGTTCTGGATCAACCTGCCGCTGATCGCGGTCCTCTTCGGATTGACCGTCTGGGCCTTCAAGGGGTTGCCCGCGGTCCGGGAGCGCGTCCCGATGGACTGGATCGGCGTGCTTTGGATCACGCTCACCCTCGCCGGATTGAACCTTGGCCTGGCCGCGGGGGACGCAAGCGCCGGCGCGGCGGCCGAGGCGGGCATCTCGCCCGTTCCGCTCGCGCTCGGCCTGCTGGCCTTCGCCGTTTTCATATGGCACGAACTGCGCGCGCCGCGGCCGCTGCTGGACCTGCGGTTGTTCCGCAACCGCAACGTCTCCGCCTCCGGCGCGCTCAACCTGCTGGTGGGATTCTGCCTGATGGCCGGGCTGGTCAGCGTGCCGCTGTTCATCAACCTGGCCGGCGCCGGCGGTGCCGGTCAGGGCGCGCTGGTCAGCGGCTACCTGCTTTCGGCGTTCACCATCCCGCTGGCGCTGGCCGCGATTCCCGGCGGCCTGCTGACCGCGCGGATCGGCTACCGGCTCACCACGCTGACCGGGATGTCGGCCGCCGCGCTCGGCTTCGGGCTGATGACGACCTGGCGGCCGGAGATGGCCGCCCAGGCGGTCGCGCTGTTCACCTCCGGCGCCATGCCGGATGCGGCCACTCTCGCCGGGACCCTGCACATGGCGGCCGGGCTCGCGCTGGCGGGAATCGGACTCGGTCTGACAATCGCGCCGGTCGGGACGGCGGTGATCAACGGCGCGGACGAATCCCAGCGCGGGATCGCCGCCGCGGCGGTGATCATCCTGCGGCTGATCGGGATGAGCCTGAGCGTCAGCCTGCTGACGACCTACGGCCTGCGGCGCACGGCGGAGATCAGCGCCGCGCTGCTGGAGGGCGTGCCGCTCACCGACCTGGCGCGGACCCTCGAAGCGGGCCTGCAGACGGTGACGCGGGTGACGGCCGAGATGGCCTGGATCGCGCTCTCGGTCGCCGCCGCGGGATTGATCCCGGCGCTGTTGCTGCGCCGAGGGGACGAATAA
- a CDS encoding LppX_LprAFG lipoprotein: MRKALAVLFLLAVFAAACTARDSSSAGSGSQPTRTKTPTVTLTPTPSPAEILAQAGDAMLAMDSARFLLIREGEPVTLDPATGMTFSEAAGDYQAPDRVRADVKVMLFGNVLQIEVYWLPEGTYLSNPLTRQLVPASDGLGFDGASIFQADGMPAVLRTGIQNPQRVGTEDIEGVAAIHIRGEADGAALAALTAGTLQSGTLYPVDVWVDAAAFVPARVHVAEPGGNGWRIDFYDIDAEIEVQLP; encoded by the coding sequence ATGAGAAAAGCCCTCGCAGTCTTGTTTCTCCTGGCGGTTTTCGCGGCGGCCTGCACGGCCCGGGATTCTTCCTCCGCCGGGTCGGGTTCGCAGCCCACCCGAACCAAGACACCGACCGTCACCCTCACCCCCACGCCCTCCCCGGCCGAGATCCTTGCCCAAGCCGGCGACGCGATGCTGGCGATGGACAGCGCCCGCTTCCTGCTGATCCGCGAGGGCGAGCCGGTCACACTCGATCCGGCTACCGGCATGACCTTCAGCGAAGCGGCCGGGGATTACCAAGCCCCGGACCGCGTGCGGGCGGACGTCAAAGTGATGCTGTTCGGCAACGTCCTGCAGATCGAGGTCTACTGGCTGCCGGAAGGAACCTACCTTTCGAATCCGCTGACCCGCCAGCTTGTCCCCGCCTCCGACGGTTTGGGCTTTGACGGGGCGTCAATCTTCCAGGCCGACGGCATGCCCGCGGTGCTGCGGACCGGGATCCAAAACCCACAGCGCGTCGGCACCGAGGACATCGAGGGAGTCGCGGCGATTCACATCCGCGGCGAGGCCGACGGCGCGGCCCTCGCCGCGCTGACGGCCGGCACCCTGCAAAGCGGAACGCTGTATCCGGTGGACGTGTGGGTGGACGCCGCGGCCTTCGTCCCGGCCCGCGTCCACGTCGCCGAGCCCGGCGGGAACGGCTGGCGGATCGATTTCTACGACATCGACGCGGAGATCGAAGTGCAACTGCCGTAA
- a CDS encoding SRPBCC domain-containing protein — MPIGRRDRTVEGEATVPASIEEVWRAWTTKAGAESFFAPRCEIDLRSGGKYEMIFDPEAAPGKRGSEGAVLLAVQPPAMLSFTWNAPPELPEIRTQRTHVTVRLEKLGASETRVTLRHDGWGEGDGWDAAYEHFQRAWKRIVLPRLRYRFEHGPVDWSNPPNLPPARGD, encoded by the coding sequence ATGCCGATCGGACGGCGTGACCGCACCGTGGAAGGCGAAGCGACCGTGCCCGCTTCCATCGAGGAGGTTTGGCGCGCCTGGACGACGAAAGCGGGCGCGGAATCGTTTTTCGCCCCGCGCTGCGAAATCGACCTTCGTTCCGGGGGGAAATACGAGATGATTTTCGACCCGGAGGCCGCCCCCGGGAAACGGGGCTCCGAAGGGGCCGTCCTGCTCGCCGTGCAACCGCCGGCGATGCTGTCCTTCACCTGGAACGCGCCTCCCGAATTGCCGGAGATCCGCACGCAGCGGACGCACGTGACCGTCCGGCTGGAAAAGCTGGGGGCTTCCGAAACCCGCGTGACCCTGCGCCATGACGGCTGGGGCGAAGGCGACGGATGGGACGCCGCGTATGAACATTTCCAGCGGGCTTGGAAGCGGATCGTCCTCCCGCGCCTCCGGTACCGGTTCGAACACGGTCCGGTCGATTGGAGCAATCCGCCGAATCTTCCTCCGGCCCGCGGCGATTGA
- a CDS encoding YcxB family protein codes for MQIAFAGSFSQEEFFAAAKFIESPKTGSRPGAPSPAFLWLGFGIDYLALFLASLAGYKILGDWIYLAVAAIALLPGLILTRQGVQWLNRAHEAWNQNPRVKKHRRGTASEDFIETAVEGETVRSEWSGYGGFGESGDLILLVHESGQTVLFPKSHFASEADWSEFRCLVKRKLPETHALPPRNPWKTAKQILPAAAFHLFLTGCMIGWIFLDA; via the coding sequence GTGCAGATTGCGTTCGCCGGTTCGTTTTCGCAGGAAGAGTTCTTCGCCGCCGCCAAGTTCATCGAATCGCCGAAAACCGGAAGCCGGCCCGGGGCGCCCAGCCCCGCCTTTTTGTGGCTCGGATTCGGAATCGACTACCTGGCGCTTTTCCTGGCCTCCCTCGCCGGATACAAAATCCTTGGCGATTGGATCTACCTCGCCGTGGCGGCCATCGCGCTCCTGCCCGGATTGATCCTCACCCGCCAAGGCGTTCAATGGCTGAACCGCGCCCACGAAGCGTGGAATCAGAATCCCAGGGTGAAAAAACACCGTCGGGGAACGGCCTCCGAAGATTTTATCGAGACCGCCGTCGAGGGGGAAACGGTTCGTTCGGAGTGGTCCGGATACGGAGGCTTCGGGGAAAGCGGGGATTTGATTCTTCTGGTCCACGAATCCGGCCAGACGGTGCTTTTCCCAAAATCCCATTTCGCGTCCGAAGCGGATTGGTCGGAGTTCCGTTGCCTCGTGAAGCGGAAGCTTCCAGAGACGCACGCCCTCCCGCCGCGAAATCCCTGGAAAACGGCCAAGCAAATCCTGCCGGCCGCGGCGTTTCACCTTTTCCTCACCGGCTGTATGATCGGGTGGATCTTCCTGGACGCCTGA